A genome region from Megalobrama amblycephala isolate DHTTF-2021 linkage group LG18, ASM1881202v1, whole genome shotgun sequence includes the following:
- the LOC125252313 gene encoding chemokine XC receptor 1-like — protein MNNFTTPETSTNFTTQSFGLMDCLEICVYSINLFFSLPTHCYVIWLIITGTGTVVASEFFNLNLCVCELGICLNSLVFILSRWISSLEILDLFLIGLTFTGRPLFQCLMCAERYLAVVHPVTFLKFKPLRYRVICCTAIWMISLGSCFVCMYNLASKYFSAHGWFLTMQLTLVISIQLFCLVAVLRALKQSGPGERRRERENHIKTRAFNLILITTVNMIILYLPFAITGISVILTADNSPTVWITGSTCFILAGFVQPVLYLHRVGKLSCLCSSKNLVIFYLLKLLNLHIVTW, from the coding sequence ATGAATAACTTCACCACACCTGAAACATCTACAAACTTCACAACCCAGTCCTTTGGGCTAATGGACTGTCTGGAAATCTGTGTGTACAGCATCAATTTGTTTTTTAGTCTTCCTACACACTGCTATGTTATATGGCTCATCATCACAGGAACAGGAACTGTAGTTGCATCAGAGTTCTTCAACCTCAATCTCTGTGTTTGTGAGCTTGGTATCTGTCTGAATAGTTTGGTCTTTATACTATCAAGGTGGATTTCAAGTCTTGAGatattagatttgtttttaataggaCTTACATTCACTGGTcgtcctctgtttcagtgtctgatgtGTGCTGAGCGTTACttggcagtggttcatcctgtaacctttTTGAAGttcaaacctctcagatatagagtgatctgctgCACTGCTATATGGATGATTAGTCTCGGCTCCTGTTTTGTCTGCATGTATAATTTAGCCTCAAAATATTTTAGTGCACATGGATGGTTCTTGACCATGCAGCTTACACTGGTCATCTCCatccagttgttttgtcttgtggctgttctcagagctctgaagcagtcaggaccaggagagagaagaagagagagagaaaaccaCATCAAGACAAGAGCATTTAATCTAATTCTCATAACAACTGTGAACATGATTATCCTATACTTGCCATTTGCAATCACAGGAATCTCTGTCATTCTGACAGCAGACAATTCTCCAACAGTTTGGATCACTGGTTCGACTTGTTTTATTCTGGCTGGTTTTGTTCAGCCTGTTCTTTATCTGCACCGTGTTGGAAAACTCTCCTGCctctgttcatcaaaaaatcttgTAATATTTTACCTACTTAAGTTACTAAATCTACATATTGTTACTTGGTAA